In Gemmatimonadaceae bacterium, the genomic window CACGCACCAGCCCCGGGATCCGTCAACCACCGCGCGGAGATTGGTGCGCCATCGGTTACCTTGCCCGCATGACGGGACCGCTCGCCACGCCCGACGACGACGGGCTCATCTCCGCCCGTCCGCAACCACCGTCCCAAGCGGTGAGCGGACTGGTGCTGCTGCTCTGCGCGGTGGGCGCACTGCTGTGGGCCAACTCGCGCTGGCAGGAGAGCTACACCGCGGTCTGGCATCTGGCCGTCGGCCCGACCACGCTGCAGCACGTCATCAACGACGGGCTGATGGCGCTCTTCTTTCTGCTCGTCGGGCTCGAGATCAAGCATGAAGTGCTCGATGGCGCGCTCGCGAGCTGGCAACGCGCCGCGCTCCCCGTGGTTGGGGCGATTGGCGGCATGCTGATGCCGGCGGTGATCTACGCCCTGATCGCGCGCGGCACCGATGCCGCCCCTGGATGGGGCATCCCGATGGCCACCGACATCGCCTTCGCCCTCGGGATCGTGGCGCTGCTCGGTGATCGCGTGCCGCCCGGTCTTCGCGTGTTTCTCGCGGCACTCGCCATCGCCGATGATATCGGCGCCGTGCTGGTGATCGCGGTGTTTTACACCCCGCAGGTCGCGTGGACTGTTCTCGGGGTCACCGCGCTCCTGCTGCTCCTGCTCGTCACGCTCAATCGCCGTGGCGTGTCGGCGGTCTGGCCGTACGCGCTGCTCGGCGTGGCCCTCTGGTTCGCCGTCTTTCGCTCGGGTATTCACGCGAGCATCGCCGGCGTGCTGTTGGCGCTCACCATTCCGGCGCGCGGGGCGCACAGCGTGCAGCATCGGATCGAACGGGCGCTGCAGCATCCGGTCACCTTTGGCGTGGTCCCGCTCTTCGCGCTCGCCAACGCCGGCGTGACGCTCCCGGCGGACCTGCCCGCCTTCGTGCGCGAACCGGCGGTGCTGGCCGCCGCTCTGGGGCTCATCGTCGGCAAACCCCTCGGCATTGTCGGCGCCGCCTGGCTCGCGGTGCGCGCCCGCCTCGCCGCCCTCCCCGATGGGGCCGATTGGTATCGGGTGGTGGGCGTAGCGACACTGGGGGGCATCGGCTTCACGATGTCGCTCTTCATTGCCGGTCTCGCCTTCAACGACCACCGCCTCGACGCCGCCAAGGTCGGCGTCCTGAGTGGTTCGCTGCTCACCGGGGTGCTGGGCGCCGTGCTGCTGGCTCGCGCCAACCGCCGCGGTGTCCGCGCGTAGGCGTGTCCTCGTGTCCTTTCCCGAGGACAGTCTCAAACGACGGCGTTCGGGAGCGTTTGTCCGAACACGCACCCGCGTAAGGACTTAGCACCGCCGCGCCGACCGCGTGCCCGATGGTCCCGCTCCTGCCCGATAGCGAGTCGAACCGCTCTCTGGAGGGAGCCATGATCCTGTTTCGTTCGCGTCAGTCCACGGAGTCCATCGCCGTCGCCCGCCCCCAGCAGGACGCGTCGGCACGTCCGCTGCTCTGGTCGGCGCTCGCGGCCACCTCGCTGCTCGCGGGTGCCCTGTTCGCCACGCCGGCCAAGGCGCTCCCCGTCGATCGCACGCTCTTCACCTGGACGGGGCGTGTTGATCGCGAGGTGTATCTCGTCGTGCG contains:
- the nhaA gene encoding Na+/H+ antiporter NhaA — encoded protein: MTGPLATPDDDGLISARPQPPSQAVSGLVLLLCAVGALLWANSRWQESYTAVWHLAVGPTTLQHVINDGLMALFFLLVGLEIKHEVLDGALASWQRAALPVVGAIGGMLMPAVIYALIARGTDAAPGWGIPMATDIAFALGIVALLGDRVPPGLRVFLAALAIADDIGAVLVIAVFYTPQVAWTVLGVTALLLLLLVTLNRRGVSAVWPYALLGVALWFAVFRSGIHASIAGVLLALTIPARGAHSVQHRIERALQHPVTFGVVPLFALANAGVTLPADLPAFVREPAVLAAALGLIVGKPLGIVGAAWLAVRARLAALPDGADWYRVVGVATLGGIGFTMSLFIAGLAFNDHRLDAAKVGVLSGSLLTGVLGAVLLARANRRGVRA